A window of Rhizobium acidisoli contains these coding sequences:
- a CDS encoding slr1659 superfamily regulator, protein MEISDENFRVWAEQNEVYFDGVFRLAGPDAYAPIYSLISGLLHDGHKQVTFNLTGLEFLNSSGINLLAKLTIEARKMGDLLLIVKGTHQYPWQAKSLPNLKKLHPLLDLRLA, encoded by the coding sequence ATGGAAATCAGCGACGAAAACTTCCGTGTATGGGCGGAACAGAACGAAGTCTATTTCGACGGCGTCTTCCGGCTGGCCGGACCGGACGCCTATGCACCGATCTATTCCTTGATTTCAGGCCTGCTCCACGACGGGCACAAACAGGTGACGTTCAATCTGACCGGTCTCGAGTTCCTCAATTCCTCCGGCATCAATCTCCTGGCCAAGTTGACCATCGAAGCCAGAAAGATGGGCGACCTGCTGCTCATCGTCAAAGGCACGCACCAATATCCCTGGCAAGCCAAATCCCTGCCGAACCTCAAGAAGCTGCATCCGCTTCTTGATTTGCGCTTGGCGTGA
- a CDS encoding slr1658 superfamily regulator, whose translation MAPTVFGIESLTDISLDSGTRLTLTDGPLQLGWKHSGMTADFIAEVMALPFSRSKKDYMQAHHDIGYLSNELIENAVKFRLPGEILIEAGISEGSFLIRVKNTIDGATASRFQQLLHRLQSKDPGELLLEQIETNAISSASGSGLGLLTLLSDYDAKMAWAFEENNDEHIILTTTAAVAMPPSSNP comes from the coding sequence ATGGCGCCAACGGTATTCGGCATCGAATCTCTGACTGACATAAGCCTGGATTCGGGCACGCGCCTCACCTTGACCGATGGACCGCTTCAGCTTGGATGGAAGCACTCGGGCATGACGGCCGACTTCATCGCCGAGGTCATGGCGCTACCCTTTTCACGTTCGAAAAAAGACTACATGCAGGCGCATCATGACATCGGCTACCTCAGCAACGAGTTGATCGAAAACGCCGTCAAGTTTCGACTGCCGGGTGAGATTCTCATTGAGGCCGGCATATCCGAGGGGAGCTTTTTGATACGGGTGAAGAACACCATCGACGGCGCGACAGCCTCGCGCTTTCAGCAGCTGCTGCATCGCCTGCAATCGAAGGATCCCGGCGAACTTCTTCTTGAGCAAATCGAAACCAACGCCATATCGTCTGCAAGCGGTTCCGGCTTGGGCTTGCTGACGCTTTTAAGTGATTACGACGCAAAAATGGCATGGGCATTCGAAGAGAATAATGATGAGCATATTATCCTGACGACGACTGCAGCCGTGGCAATGCCGCCCTCCTCCAATCCGTGA
- a CDS encoding TetR/AcrR family transcriptional regulator, with protein MEQDRPKQQGWREKKRRETLQRISDSALRLFASDGYEATTLDAIAEAAGISRRTFFYYFDSKEEILAAWQKGLPEAFRAAVLAQPKDQSPLDMVCNAHLKLLANFDTEQAIVIDRILRSNEQLRASNQTKYLQMEQVTFEALCEIWPHQARRKALRVVAMMSAGVLRLAIDSWAEEQGRKSLVDCVKEMFADLKAELARA; from the coding sequence ATGGAACAGGATCGACCGAAACAGCAAGGCTGGCGCGAGAAGAAGCGGCGTGAAACCCTTCAGCGCATTAGCGATTCTGCGCTCAGGCTATTTGCCTCCGACGGCTACGAGGCGACGACGCTGGATGCGATCGCCGAGGCGGCCGGCATTTCGCGGCGGACATTCTTCTACTATTTCGACTCGAAAGAGGAGATTCTGGCCGCCTGGCAAAAAGGCCTGCCGGAGGCCTTTCGCGCCGCCGTTCTGGCACAGCCGAAAGATCAGTCGCCGCTCGATATGGTCTGCAACGCCCACCTGAAACTTCTGGCGAATTTCGACACAGAACAAGCCATCGTCATCGATCGGATTCTTCGCTCCAATGAGCAGCTGCGCGCAAGCAACCAGACCAAATACCTGCAGATGGAGCAGGTGACTTTTGAAGCGCTGTGCGAAATCTGGCCACACCAGGCGCGCCGCAAGGCGCTGCGCGTGGTGGCGATGATGTCCGCCGGCGTGCTGCGGCTTGCGATCGACAGCTGGGCGGAAGAGCAGGGGCGCAAGTCGCTTGTCGACTGTGTAAAAGAGATGTTTGCCGATTTGAAAGCTGAGCTCGCCCGTGCGTAA
- a CDS encoding NAD(P)-dependent alcohol dehydrogenase — translation MKRVQYDRHGGPEKMYFGDYDLPPAGDGEVRVSVSAAAINPLDWKLRQGAMRLFTGRRFPKGMGTDFAGIVEAVGGGVVDFRVGDEVFGTMDFKRSGAFAEAVLVEAAHLARKPPQLSFAEAASLPIAAMTAWVAIIDRAKARPGARIFINGCSGAVGALAVQLAVSRGAHVAGACGPASRESARAAGVAPLFHYSDSQAYTRQGTYDAVFDTLGTLDVGHGFAMLNPGGVFVDINPTPARLLRGVLSRRYKLAFATMGIKHLPAIAELAGNGTLRPAIGLQAPFTDALAAIADTETGRRTSGKTVLAF, via the coding sequence ATGAAAAGAGTGCAATATGACCGCCATGGCGGCCCGGAAAAAATGTATTTCGGCGACTATGATTTGCCGCCGGCCGGCGATGGCGAGGTCAGGGTGTCGGTCAGCGCGGCGGCAATCAACCCGCTCGACTGGAAACTCCGGCAGGGCGCCATGAGGCTCTTCACCGGCAGACGCTTTCCGAAAGGCATGGGCACGGATTTTGCCGGCATTGTCGAGGCGGTCGGCGGCGGCGTGGTCGATTTCAGGGTCGGCGACGAAGTCTTCGGCACGATGGACTTCAAGAGATCCGGCGCCTTCGCCGAAGCGGTGCTGGTAGAGGCCGCTCATCTGGCGAGGAAGCCACCGCAATTGTCTTTCGCTGAAGCGGCCTCGCTTCCCATTGCCGCGATGACGGCATGGGTGGCGATCATCGACAGAGCCAAGGCCCGTCCCGGCGCCCGCATCTTCATCAATGGTTGCAGCGGCGCGGTCGGCGCCCTCGCCGTCCAGCTGGCGGTCTCCCGCGGCGCGCATGTCGCCGGTGCCTGCGGGCCGGCATCGAGAGAGAGTGCAAGAGCCGCCGGCGTCGCCCCGCTCTTTCACTATTCCGACAGCCAGGCCTATACGCGGCAGGGCACTTACGACGCCGTCTTCGACACGCTCGGCACGCTCGACGTCGGTCACGGCTTTGCGATGCTCAATCCCGGGGGCGTCTTCGTCGACATCAATCCGACCCCGGCAAGGCTGCTGCGAGGCGTGCTGTCACGACGCTACAAGCTCGCCTTCGCTACGATGGGCATCAAGCATCTGCCTGCGATCGCGGAACTCGCCGGCAACGGCACATTGCGGCCGGCGATCGGCCTGCAAGCGCCCTTCACCGATGCGCTCGCAGCCATCGCCGATACCGAAACTGGGCGGCGCACCTCCGGCAAGACCGTGCTCGCATTCTGA